The genomic region CAGGTCGATGAGGAAACCGAGCGTGGTGCCCACCCGGCGCGGCGCGTAGTGCGAGAGGTAGAGCGCGATGCCCAGCGCCACCGGCACCGCGATCAGCAGGGCCAGGGCGGAGCTGAGCACGGTGCCGAAGGCGAGCGTGCCGATGCCGAACTTCGGCTCCGCCTCGTTGGGCGACCAGCCCTCGTAGGTCCAGAAGTTCTCGGTGTCGGCACGCAGCGCCGGCACCGCCTTGGCGATCAGGAAGACCGCGATCGCCGCGATGATGACCAGCACGGCGGTGCCGGCGGCCATGGTGAGGCCGCGGAAGGCCCGCTCGGCGCCGAACTTGCGGGACTTGGGCAGCGCGCCGCCGCCGCCCAGCCCGGTGCCGCCCGGGGTGCGGGTGCTGACTGGTGCTTCGGCCGTACGCGCCGAGGCACCGGCGGGCCACTCGTGACTCTGGGTCACGCGGGTCCCGCCGGTGCCGGCGTCGGCCGAGCGGTGGGGGGTTTCACCCATCTGCTCGCTCGATTCGGTTGCGGAGGTGACGTGTTCGGTCAGTCAGTCAGGTCAGGAGATGTTCTTGACCGCGGCCTCGACCTTGGTGCGGACGCTCTCCGGCAGCGGGGCGTAGCCCAGCTCGGTCATGGCAGCCTGGCCCTCAGTGCTGGCGGCGTAGCCGAGCAGGCCCTTGACCAGCGGCAGCTTGTCGGTGGCGAGGCCCTTGCTGCAGACGATCTCGTAGGTCGCCAGGACGATCGGGTAGGCCCCGGCCTCCTTGGTGTTGTAGTCGATCGACAGCTTGAGGTCGTCGCCCTGGCCCTCGACCTTGGCGCCGGCGATGGTCTTGCCGGCGTTCTCGGCGGTCAGCTCGGCGAACTCGTTGTTGCCGTTACCGATCTTGGCCATCTTGAGGCCGGCGTTCTCGGCGAACGACCACTCCATGTAGCCGATGCTGCCGTCCGCGCCCTTGACCGAGCTGGCCACGCCGTCCGAGCCCTTGGAGCCGGTGCCGCCCGGGCCCTTCCACGCCTTGGCCTTGCCGAAGGTCCAGTCGGTCTCGGCGGTCTTGCTCAGGTAGTTGGTGAAGTTGTCAGTGGTGCCGGACTCGTCCGAGCGGTGCACCGTCTGGATGGTGGTCGACGGAAGCTTCGCGTCCGGGTTGTCGGCCTTGATGGCCGCGTCGTCCCACTTGGTCACCTTGCCGGCGAAGATCTTCGCCAGAGTGGCCGGCTTGAGCTGGAGGTTGTCCACGCCGCTGACGTTGTAGGCCACGGCCACCGGGCCGATCACCATCGGCAGGTGGATCGCCTTGCCACCAACGCACTTCGCGTCGGCCTGCGGCTGCTCCTCCGGCTTGAGGGCCGAGTCGGAGCCGGCGAAGTCGGCCGTGCCGGCGATGAAGGCCTGGATGCCCGCGCCGGAGCCGGAGGGCTCGTAGTTGATGGTGGTGCCGGTGCACTTCTGCTGGTACGCCTTGATCCACTCGGCCATGGCGTTCTTCTGAGCCGAGGAGCCCTGGGCGTTCACGGTGCCGGTGGCGCAGTCGACCGCAGCGGCCGAGCCGGAGGCGCTGGCACCGGGGGCGGACTCGTTGTTGTCCGAGCCGCATGCACTGATAGCGAGCGTCGCGGTAAGAGCGAGGCAGGCAAGCGCGCCGTGCCGCTGGAGCTTCACCTGAGGGGTTTCCCTTCACGTCTGACTTGGCACCCCGGTCGGGGCCCAGGGCCGGCAGTGACCGGCTGAGTCCAAAAGTTAGGAGGGCCAGGTAGCCGGCTCGCCGGTCATAAGTGAACGGAAGGTGAACACGTTCGGCCTGCGCGATGTCCACTCGCTGAGGGTGAGTTGTCCGTTTAGTGAACTCGCGTGCAGCTGTCGGAAGTATCCGTATATTTACGTTACGTCGTTACCTCGCCGAAGCGCGCCCGTTATCTCGCGGTGACCGCTGCCGTGGCGCGGCGGCCACGAGGCGCGTGACCGATCCCGGCCCCCGCGCGCCGCGCCGACGCCCGGCGGTCCGGCGCGGTGCCCGGCGGTCCGGCCCGGCGGTGCCCGGCGCCGCGCCACGGCGGTGGCCCGGCGGTCCGGCGGGGTGGTGCCCGGCGCGGCGCCGCGGCGGTGCCCGGCGGTCCAGCGCGGCGGCTCAGCCCAGGTGGTAGTTCACGTGTGCCGACCAGGGCAGGAAGCCGAGCCGCCGGTAGAGGGCCATCGCGGCGGTGTTCGTGTCGTCGACGTAGAGCATCACCCGGTCCAGGCCGCGCCGGTCCCGCAGGTACGCCAGCCCGGCGGTGGTCAGCGCCCGGCCCAGCCCGCCACGGTGCGTGGCCGGGTCGACGCCCAGCACGTAGACCTCGCCGATCCGGGCCGAGCCCGGGCGCTCGTGCACCTTGGTCCAGTGGAAGCCGACCAGTCGCCCGGTGGACTCCTCGACGGCGAGCAGGAAGCCGGCCGGGTCGAACCACGGTTCGGCCAGGCGTACGCGCAGGTCGTCGGCGGTCCACCGGCCCTGTTCCGGATGGTCGGCGAAGGCCCGGGCGTTGAGCGCCAACCAGGCCACGTCGTCCGCCCCCGGCTCGAACGCGCGCAGCACCACACCGTCGGGCAGGGCGGGCTCGGCCAGCGGGGCGGTCAGCGACCGGCGCAGCTGCCAGAGCACGCGCGCCCGGGTGAAGCCCAGGTCGACCGCGAGGGCCGCGGCCGACGGGTGGTCGCCGTGCGCCCAGGCCCGCAGCGGACCGGTGGCGGAGGCCAGCACTCCCCGGGCCAGCGCCCGTCCGGTGCCCCGCCGCCGGTAGGCCGGGTGGACCACCAGCTCCACTCCGATCCCGCCGGCCGGGTCGGTGGTGTCCAGGTGGGCGTATCCGGTCAGGGTGCCGTCGTCGGCCCGGGCGACCAGGTGCACGGCCGCGGCGTCCGGGTCGCGCAGCCGGAGCAGGACGTGCTCGTCGAACGGATCGGCGCCGTCGCTGTCGCCCGCCGACACCGCCAGCGCCAGCACGTCGGCGACCTCGGCGCCGGACAGCCGGTCGGCCCGGGTCACCTGGTCGAGGGTGGGCTCAGCGCTGCTCATCCCGCCACCGTAGCCCGGCGGCCCCGGCCGCCGGACGCGGTCCCGGCCGACCGCGTGCACGGCCAGGTGAGGGCCCGGGCGGCCGGCCGCTCACGTCGGGTCGGTCGGCAGCGCCTCCAGCTCGAACCGGGAGGTCAGGTCCGGCAGGATGCGGTACAGCGCGTCCACGGTGCCCTGCCGGTTTCCGCCCGCGTCGTGCAGCAGCACGACCGACCCCGGTGCGACCCCGGTCACCACGGTCGAGGCGATCTTCGCCGCCCCCGGCGCCTCCCAATCCATCGGGTCCACGTCCCAGTGCACCGGCGTCATGCCCAGCGTGTGCGCCACCGACACCACCGGATAGGTCCACGCGCCGCCGGGCTGGCGGTACCAGACGATCGGGGCGTCGGGCACCGCCGCCCGGATCGCCGCGTTGGTCCGCAGCAGGTCGGCCCGGATCGCGTCCGGCGACCGCTTGCCCAGTGTCACGTCGTGATTCCAGGTGTGGTTGCAGAGGGTGTGCCCGTCGGCGACGATCTCCCGGACGAGTTCCGGATTGTTCTGTGCCATCTCTCCGACCAGGCAGAAGGTGGCGTGGACGCCGTACTCCCGCAGCGCGGAGAGGACCTGCGGGGTGTACTGCGGGTCCGGCCCGTCGTCGAAGGTGAGCGCGACCTTGCCGTTGCCCGTGGTGGTGTGCGCGCCGTAGAGGCCGTCGCCGTTGGCGTCCCCGGAAGAGCCGTCCTGCCCGGCCTCGGTCGGGGTGGTGCTCCGGCCGTCCGGCCCTGGGCTCGCCGAGGAGGTCGGTGTGTTCGACGGTTGGTCGGCGTAGTGCGGGGCGTTCAGGTCGCCGGTGACCCCCGCGGGATTGCGCTCCGCGTCCGGCACCAGGCTCCGGCCGAGGGCGTACGCGGAGCCGAGCAGTGCGGCCACCACCAGGGTGACGGCCGCGACGGCGCGCCCCGTCGAGCCGGGCCGCAGGATCGCTCGTATCCGGTCGAGCCCGCCGGCCGTGTCGCCCCCCGTAGCCATCACATGCCCCTTCTGCTGCCGAACCCGGCAGTCAGAATAGAGCCGACGAGCTGCGCAAATAGGGCATATCGGAAATGGAGCCCGGAGGGTGAGGGTCAGACCGGCAGCGGCGCGTGCTCCGCGTCCGGCAGCGAGCGGGACGGCGGCACGACGAACTTGTAGCCGACCTGGCGCACCGTGCCGATCATGGACTCGTACTCCGAGCCGAGCTTGGCCCGCAGCCGTCGGACGTGCACGTCGACCGTCCGGGTGCCGCCGAAGTAGTCGTAGCCCCAGACCTCCCGGAGGAGCTGGTCCCGGGTGAACACCCGGCCCGGGTGCTGGGCCAGGAACTTCAGCAGCTCGAACTCCTTGTAGGTGAGGTCGAGCGGGCGGCCCTTCAGCTTCGCGGCGTAGGTGTCCGGGTCGATGGTCAGCTCACCGGCTCGGATCGAGCCGCCGGCGCCGGCGATCGCGTTGCTCAGCCGGCCCACCGCCAGTCGCAGTCGAGCCTCCACCTCGGCCGGACCGGCCGAGGCGAGGATGACGTCGTCGACGCCCCAGTCGGCGTTCAGGGCGATCAGACCCGCCTCGGTGACCACCGCGACCAGCGGGACGCCCAGGCCGGTGGCGTGCAGCATGCGGCAGGTCGCGCGGGCCTCGCTCAGCTCGGAGCGCGCGTCGACCAGCACCGCGTCCGGGCTCGGGCCGGCGACCAGGGTGCGAACGTCGCGCGGCGCGGTGCGGACCGAGTGCGGCAGCAGGTCGAGTGCCGGCAGCACCACGGACGGTTCACCTGCACGCGCGCTCACCAGCAGCAGGATCTCCACGATCACCTCCGTCCCGGCGGCCTCGTGGCCGCACGCGACCAGCGGCACTCCGGTGGGTGCGCTGAGAACTAGCGTGGGTCCCGGCGTCGCTGACGGGCGGGTAGCGGGTTGAGCGTAACCGATCGGCCGGGCTGCGCCCTTGGGGCATTTCCCGTTTGTTCGCTTTGCCCTCGATCGCGGCGCAGGTTTTAACGTTGCCGAAACCCGTGACCTCCGCGCCGCCGGGCCGGTCTGGCACGATCGGTGCGTGTTTCCCTCCACCTCGCCCGAGACGGGCCGGGACCCGTGGCCCGACGGACCCCGCCCGGGGCAGCCCTACGGCAATCCGCCGGCGCCGCGCAGCGGCCCGGGCGACGACGACGGCGACCGCCGGGAGCGCGGCGGACCGCGGCGGGCCCGACGCGGCGGTGAACGGGCCCGCCGGCCGGACGACGCCGCGACGGACGAGCCGGACGAGGAGGAGGTGCCGCCGGTCGACGTGCGGCGGCCGCTCTCGGTCGCCATCGGCGGCTTCGCCGCCCTGCTCGGGGTCGGCCTGGTGCTCGGCGCCCAGACCTCCGGTCCGGGCCACCGGCTGCCCTTCGCGATCATCATCTTCGGCGTCCAACTGCTCTTCGTCCTGGCCTGGACGATGGCCATGCGGCCGCCCGCGGTGCTGCTGGTCGCGGGGGTCAGCGCCGGGGTGGCCGCGGTGGCCGACGTCGCGGCGGTGCAGACCGAGATCGCCGGCCTGGCGCCGCTCGGCTACGTCGCGGCCGGCGGCTTCATCGTCGCCGTGCTCGGCCAGCTCGTCCGTCGGGTCGACCGGGTGCGGGTCACCGACTCGCTCGGCACGACCCTGCTGATCGTCGTGGGCGTGGTCGCCTTCGGCACGCTGATCGTGCTCAGCCGGATCCCCGCCGGCACCCAGGCGATCACCGTCTGTCTGACCGCCAGCGGCGTCGCGCTCACCCTGGCGCGGCTGATCGACGCCGTCGCACCCTGGCCGCGGCTCGCCCCGCAGGTGCCCCGTGGCGCGGCCGGCGTGGTCGGCGGCGCCATGGTCGGCACGCTGGTCAGCGCCGTGCTCGGCAGCTACCTCGTCACCCCGTTCACGCCGACCCGGGCCGCGATCATCGGGCTGGTCGCGGCGGTCGCCGCCGTGCTCGCCGACCTCGCCGTGGGGTACGCCGAGGCGGGCCGGCTGATGGCCGGCGAGCCGCCCACCATGTGGGTCGCCCGGCACATGCAGGGCCCCCTCGGGGGCTTCGCCCTGGCCGCGCCGGCCGCGTACGCCATGTGCATGCTGTTCCTCTGACCGTACGGTTGAGCGCGGCGCGGGTCGGGTACCAACGGTGGGCCGCCCTGCGGCACCGGCAGTGACGAGTCGCCGCAGTGCGGCGAGCGGAGACAGGAGGCGGTGTGGCGCAGGCCGAACCGGCGTACGTGGAACGTCCCCGGCGACGCGGGCGCAGGGCGCTCGTGGTGCTCCTCGTCCTGCTCCTGGTGCTCGCCGGGCTGCTGGTCGTCGCCGACCGGGTGGCCGCCGGCGTGGCCGAGCGGGCCATCGCCGACCAGGTCCGCCAGGAGGTGGCCAAGCAGGCCGCGCAGTCCTCCCCGCCGGAGGTCGAGGTGGGTGGCTTCCCGTTCCTGACCCAGGTGCTCGACGGCCGTTACGAGCGCATCTCCATCGTGCTGCGCGAGGTGCGCGGCTCGGTCCAGGGCGACGCGATCAGCCTGCCGGTGCTCGACGTGGACGCGCACGACGTCCGAGCCTCGCTGGACACCATCCGCTCCGGGCAGGGCGAGGTGGTCGCGGAGACGGTGAACGGCACCGCCACCATCAGCTACGACAGCCTGGCCGCGCTGCTCGACCGCCCCGGTCTGAAGCTCAGCGAGCAGGGCGGCAAGCTCGCCGTCACCGCGCCGGTGGACATCCTCGGCCAGCAGCTCACCGTCACCGGCACCGCCGACGTGACGGTCAGCGAGCAGGGGAAGGTCGGCCTGCGCTTCAACAACCTGGACGCCGAAGGGCTGCCGAACGTGCCGCTGGCCCGCACGCTGCTGAACAACTACGCCCAGGGCATCTCGGTCGACGTCCCCCTGCCCGACCTGCCGTTCCAGCTCGCCGTCCGGGAGGTGCGGCCGCTGCCCGAAGGGCTGACGGTCACCGCGGACGCGCGGGACGTACCCATCAACGCGGCCGGCTGAGGCCACGCGCCCTCGCGGCCGGCGTGCGTCGGCCACCGGGCCGTCGACCGTGGACCGGCGCCATCGCCGGCCCCTGGTCGCGTCCCGGATGCTGGTCGGGCCGGTGGCGCCCCCGCCCCTGACTGGTAGGCTCCCTGGCCATGGGGACGCTCCTCACCAAACGGCGCGCGGTCGACCTGTGCCGCGTGGCCACCTGCCTGTGTCGCCCCGTCATCTGACGGCGGGGCTGTCCTCGGTCGCCTGACGCGACCACCGGCACGCAGGGTCCGCGTACCCTCCGGTGCTCCCATCCATCGCCCGGCAGCGGCGCCGTCGCACGAACCCGTGATCCGTCCTTCCCATGGGTCCCGCGCGTGGTGCGACACCGACACATTTCGATCTCCGCGCGCTGGCTCACCATCCATCCTCACCAGGGAGTGATCTGATGAGTCGCGACACCGCACTGGTCTCGGTCGAGTGGGCCGAGAAGAATCTCGACGCCCCGGGCGTCGTCTTCGTCGAGGTCGACGAGGACACCTCGGCCTACGACACCGGCCACCTCGCCGGCGCCGTCAAGCTGGACTGGAAGACCGACCTGCAGGACCCGGTGCGCCGGGACTTCGTGAACCGGAGCCAGTTCGAGGCGCTCCTCTCCGAGCGCGGGATCGGCAACGACGACACCGTGATCCTGTACGGCGGCAACAACAACTGGTTCGCCGCTTACGCGTACTGGTACTTCAAGCTCTACGGCCACCGCGAGGTCAAGCTGCTCGACGGCGGCCGGAAGAAGTGGGAACTCGACGCCCGGCCGCTGGTCAAGGACGCGGTGACCCGTCCGGCGACCCGGTACGTCGCGCAGGATCCGGACACCTCGATCCGTGCCTTCCGCGACGAGGTGGTGGCCGCGATCGGCACCAAGAACCTGGTCGACGTGCGCAGCCCCGACGAGTTCGCCGGCCGGCTGCTCGCCCCCGCCCACCTCCCGCAGGAGCAGGCGCAGCGGGCCGGCCACATCCCCACCGCGATCAGCGTGCCGTGGTCGAAGGCGGCCAACGAGGACGGCACCTTCAAGTCCGACGACGAGCTACGCGGGATCTACGCCGACGCCGGTCTGGACGAGAGCTTGGAGACCATCGCCTACTGCCGGATCGGCGAGCGCTCCTCGCACACCTGGTTCGTGCTGCGGGAACTGCTCGGCCACCGCAACGTGAAGAACTACGACGGCTCCTGGACCGAGTACGGCTCGCTCGTCGGCGTGCCGGTCGCGCTCGGCGACGAGCCGGGGGAGGCCTGAGCCATGACCGCTCCCACCGCCGCCGGCTGCGCCGCTCCGGACCAGGCCGCGCCGCTGCCGGCCAGCCTGGACCTGGAGAAGGAGACCGTCATCAGTGGCATCGTCCGCTCCGCCGAGGGCGAGGCCGTGCCGGGCGCGTACGTCCGGCTGCTCGACTCGACCGGTGAGTTCACCGCCGAGGTGGTCACCTCGGCCGCCGGACAGTTCCGGTTCTTCGCCGCGCCGGGCACCTGGACCCTGCGGGCGCTCTCCCGGCACGGCAACGGCGACGTCGCTGTGACCGCCGGCCGGGGGATCAACGAGGTGTCGGTCACCGTCGCCTCCTGACCCACGTTCTGATCGACCGGGGCCGGTCACCCGCACGGGTGACCGGCTCCGGCCGTGTCCGGGCCCCGCCCGTCGGGCCAGGTCAGGCGGGCCGCTCGGTCCGTGACCGGCGCTCCGGGTCGGCCCGGCGCGGGCGGGCCGGGGGCCGTGGCGACCCGTCGGCCGGCGGCCAGGCGGTGACGAAAGTCGATCCCGACCGCTAGGCTGGACCAGAGCCCCATCGGCGTACGTCGCTGTCGATGGGTGGGGGCTTCTCCGTCAGCACGGTCGCCCTGGGAGGCAGCGTGTCCGGTGAAGCAGGTCCCATCGTCGTCTGCGTCAGCGCCGACGTCGCCGTCCGGGAACGCGTGGTGCGTCGTCTCGACGGGGTGGCGCCGGTGGTGAGCTGCGCCGACCTCGACGAACTGCGGGCGGTGCTGTTCGCGTCGTCGATGGTGGCGCCGCCGCCGGAGCCGACCCCGGTCGAGTCGTCCGGCGAGGCGGGCACCGCGGGGGCGGATCCCCCGGGCGGGCCGGTCGGCTGGGGCGACCTGCTCGTCGACCGGGTCGGACACCTGGTCACCTGGCGCGGCGAGCCGCTCTCCCTGACCCGTACCGAGCGGGAACTGCTCGCCCGGCTGGTCACCCCGCCGATCTCCGTCTGGAGCTACGAGCGGCTCTTCGCCGCGGTCTGGGGCGGCGACTACCTCGGCGACGCCGCGGTCCTGCACTCGGCGGTCAAGAGGCTTCGGCACAAGCTGCGGCCCCTACCCGGCGGGCCGCGGGTGCACACCGTGCGCGGCGTCGGCTACCGGCTGGACGCGCCGCCGCCACCCACCGGTGCCTGATCCCGCCGCCCGCGGCTGGCCGCCCGACGCGCGGCCGAGCCGGCGGGCGCCGCTCGACAGGGCGTCCGGCTTCGCGGCTCCCGACGCGCCAGTCCTCCGGCGGACGCCGCGTGACACCATGGCCGGGTGAGCGGCGCGCTGCAGACGGGTTACGCCCCGCCGACCGGTCCGGCACCCACCCGGCGCCGGGGCTGGCTGCTCGCGGCGACCGTCGCCTGGGCGCTGCTGCTCGCCGCGCTGGTCTGGCTCTCGGTCCGCGACGACCCGCCGACCGTCCGCGAGCAGCGCAGCCTCGCCGAGGCCGGACCGCTCGTGGACCGGGCCGTCGGCGAGTTGACCGCGGCGGCCGGCGCGTCCGCCGTGCTGGAACTGACCCCGCCGCGGGTCGAGCCGGGTTGCCGGGTGACCCCGTTCGCCGATGGCGCCTCCCTCAGGCGGGGCGTCGAGGTGGCCGCACCCGGGGACGGCGAGCGCGCGGTGCTGGAGCGGATCGCCGAGCGCCTGCCCGCGGGCTGGCGGGCCGGGGTGCGGATGACCACCGACGGGCCGCGACTGCGTGCCGACGCCGGCGAGTTCGTCGCCGTCGAGGGGCGGCCCACCGGTGACGGCCGCCTCCGGCTGACTGCCGACACCGGCTGCCGGCCGGTCGGCTCCGGTTACGCCCCGGCGACCGGGCCGGCAGGCGCGGAGGCCGCCGCTCTCGCCGAGGCGCTGCGGGCCCTCGGCCGGCTCGCCGACGCGGCGCCCGACCTGGTGACGGCACCCTGTCCGGGCGGCGGACTCGCGCGCAGCGCTCGCGCCGAGGGGGGTGCGGCCGCCCCGACCGCAGCGGCCACCGCGCTCGGCCCGCTCGCCAACGGCGGTCCCGTCCTGGACATCCCCGAGGCGTACGCCTACCGCACCGGCCCGGTCACCGTCCTCGCCGACACCGGCCCGAGCTCCCCCCACGTGGCCGCCACCCTCCCCTGCCCCTGACCCCCGCCCGTCGGATGTTGATCATGAAGTTGTTGCCCTCCGGCTCTCGGCGTGCCGGGGCAACAACTTCATGATCAACACAGCTGGCCCGGGTGGGTGGGTCAGCGGTCGGGGTGGCCGTCCTCGGGTGAACGGCTGCGGCCGAGGGCGTCGACCATGCCCCAGCGGCCCGGGATGTCGAGCAGTTCGATCCGGCCCATGCCCTCCGGCACGGCCGGATCGATGATCAGATGCTCACCCTGCGGCTCCAGGCCGAGCATGACCCGCAGGAGCAGCAGCGGCGTCCCGGTCGACCAGGCCTGCGGGCTGCACGCCGTCGGGTACTGCACCGGGTAGTCGGTGAGGTCCCGCTCGTAGCCCGCGAACGCCTCCGGCAGCCGCCCCTGGAAGAATTGGGAGGCGGCCAGGATCCCGTCGGAGATCCGCCCGGCCTCCTCCCGGTAGCCGTACCGCCAAAGGCCCCAGGCGATGATCGAGTTGTCGAACGGCCAGACCGTGCCGACGTGGTAGCCGATCGGGTTGTAACGCCCCTGGTCGTCGGCGAGGGTACGCACGCCCCAGCCGGAGAAGAGCCGCGGTCCCAGCAGGTGCTCGGCGATCCGGCCGGCCCGGGACTCGTCCACGATGCCGCTCCACAACAGGTGGCCGATGTTCGAGCTGAGCGCGTCCACCTGCCGCCCCTCGGCGTCGAGGGCGAGCGCGTAGTACTCCTTCTCCGGGATCCAAAAGTCCCGGTTGAACCGGTGCTTCAGCTCGGCCGCCTCCCGCTCCAGCCGGTCGGCGTACGCGGGGTCGTTCCAGAACGTCCGGGCCAGCCGGGCGCCGCGCATCTTAGCGTCGTACGCGTACCCCTGGAGTTCGCAGGTGGCCCGGGGGAACCCGGGCAGCCGGCCGTCGGCGAAGGAGATCGCGTCCCAGGAGTCCTTCCAGCACTGGTTCGGCAGCCCGGTCTCCTCGTTGCGGGTGTGGTACCAGATGTAGCCGGTGCCGAGCAGGTCGCCATAGGTGTCGATCCAGTCCAGCGCAGCCCGAACCTGCGACTCCAGCAGCCGCACCAGCTGGCTGTCCCCGGTCCACTGTTCGTACTCGTCGAGCAGGATGACGAAGAGCGGCGTCGAGTCGGCCGAACCGTAGTACGGCGAATGGGGCTGCTCCTCGAAGCCGGCCATCTCGCCGTACCGGAGCTCGTGCAGGATCTTGCCCGGCTCCTCGTCCCGGAAGTCGTCCACGCGGTGGCCCTGGAGGCCGCCGAGGATCTGGATGGTCGGCGGGATCAGCTCCGGCAGGAACGGCAGCACCTGCAGCGAGGTGAAGATGCTGTCCCGGCCGAAGAGGGTCATGAACCAGGGCAGCCCGGCGGCGAGCAGCCGCACCCCGAGGGCGATGGACTCGTAGCGCAGCGCCGCCAGGTCGTTCAGGCTGCGCCGGTACGCGCCGGCCAGCGGCTGGCAGTCGCAGCCGAGCTTCGGCGCCCGCTCGATCAGCTCGTTCTGCTCGGCCTGGATGGCGGCCACGTTCCGGCTGCCGCCGTACGGCAGGGTGGCCCGGATGTCCTCACCGTGGGCGCCGTAGACCACGGTCGCCACGCTCAGCCGGGTGGTCCACTCGCCGTGCCCGTCGACGCGGATGCGGTAGGTCATGCCGGACACGTCGATGTCGGCCGGCTCGCTGCTGCTGACCACCGCCTCCCGGTGGAAGGCGTCGCGGCGGTAGGTGAGCCGCAGTTCCCTGCCGTTCACGCTGGCCGTCGTGCGCCCCTTCTTCTGCCGGACGTTCTTGATCTCGAACAGGTCGGCGAAGTCGCTGCCGATGTCGAGCCGCAGGGTGAACTCGACCGGGTCGCGCGAGTGGTTGAGCACCGTCAGCTCTTCCTCGAAGCTGCCGCCGATGGCGCGGCTGCGAATCACCGACACCTTGGCGTCCAGGTAGTGCGTCGGCTCGCCGGGGGCCAGGAAGAACCGGGTGCGGTAGGACTCCGCGTCGTCGATGGAGAGCGCGTGCAGCCGCTTGCCGTCGATGGTGAGCAGCCAGGTGGAGAGGAACCGGGTGTCGAAGGAGAAGAGGCCGGTGGGGAAGTCGAAGGAGGGCTCGATGTCACCGCGCCGGTCGGTCACCAGGAAGGTGTTGCCGTCCAGGATGCTGACTAGGTCCTTCACGTCAACCGCCCGGTCTGCCGCCGGGCCACCTCACGGGGGTCCCGGGTGCCCGGCGGATTCGGGAAGAAGCGTCGGAAGGCCAGGAAGAGCACCACGTTCCCGCTGAACGTGCTCTCGTTGCGCAGCACCGCGGCGACGCCCTGCGCCTCGCCACACACCAGCCGATCGAAGAGGTCCATGCTGCTGAACCAGATGGCGTCGGCCGGTCCGCGGTCGCGGCTCACCCGCACCGAACCAGGACGCATCCGGACGAGCCAGTGGTCGGTCCGGTCGCCGGTGTCGAGGTCGATCTGCAGGGTGCCGCTGACCAGCCCGCGGAGGACCTCAGGGGCGCGCGCCGGCAGCGATTCGAAGAACCGCTCGGTCGCCTCGCTCACATCCGAATCGTAGGCACCGGCCCGGCATGTCGGGACGG from Micromonospora sp. WMMD812 harbors:
- a CDS encoding glycogen debranching N-terminal domain-containing protein is translated as MKDLVSILDGNTFLVTDRRGDIEPSFDFPTGLFSFDTRFLSTWLLTIDGKRLHALSIDDAESYRTRFFLAPGEPTHYLDAKVSVIRSRAIGGSFEEELTVLNHSRDPVEFTLRLDIGSDFADLFEIKNVRQKKGRTTASVNGRELRLTYRRDAFHREAVVSSSEPADIDVSGMTYRIRVDGHGEWTTRLSVATVVYGAHGEDIRATLPYGGSRNVAAIQAEQNELIERAPKLGCDCQPLAGAYRRSLNDLAALRYESIALGVRLLAAGLPWFMTLFGRDSIFTSLQVLPFLPELIPPTIQILGGLQGHRVDDFRDEEPGKILHELRYGEMAGFEEQPHSPYYGSADSTPLFVILLDEYEQWTGDSQLVRLLESQVRAALDWIDTYGDLLGTGYIWYHTRNEETGLPNQCWKDSWDAISFADGRLPGFPRATCELQGYAYDAKMRGARLARTFWNDPAYADRLEREAAELKHRFNRDFWIPEKEYYALALDAEGRQVDALSSNIGHLLWSGIVDESRAGRIAEHLLGPRLFSGWGVRTLADDQGRYNPIGYHVGTVWPFDNSIIAWGLWRYGYREEAGRISDGILAASQFFQGRLPEAFAGYERDLTDYPVQYPTACSPQAWSTGTPLLLLRVMLGLEPQGEHLIIDPAVPEGMGRIELLDIPGRWGMVDALGRSRSPEDGHPDR
- a CDS encoding SCP2 sterol-binding domain-containing protein → MSEATERFFESLPARAPEVLRGLVSGTLQIDLDTGDRTDHWLVRMRPGSVRVSRDRGPADAIWFSSMDLFDRLVCGEAQGVAAVLRNESTFSGNVVLFLAFRRFFPNPPGTRDPREVARRQTGRLT